From the Clostridiales bacterium FE2011 genome, one window contains:
- a CDS encoding sugar ABC transporter substrate-binding protein: MRKLFAILLTLCMLFSFVSFAGAEENVTITFAFWDNNQEPGMKAIADAYMAAHPGVTVEVQVTPWDQYWTKLEASAQGSGEAMPDVFWMHSNQFFKYVTADKLLPLDFEYDYTPYPAGVTALYNFNNVHYAVPKDYDTIALVYNKEIFDNAGIAYPDDTWTWDTLLETAKKLTDPEKGIYGFGAPNDRQSGYLNLIYQNEGFAFEDGKSGYDQAATQEAIQWWVDLQKVHQVSPSQESFVDMGVDDQMQAGKLAMCFTGSWMMSSYTNNELFADKFDLAVLPQGKTRASIYNGLGYAGAASTKYPEVVKDFIQFCGTEEANKLQAEKKAAIPAFAGTEKYFTDNFTTINIACYPEMISYGVQYPFSPNKSLWESQEEELMNEVYAGSKTVEEACNELHEIICDIEGI, from the coding sequence ATGCGTAAGCTGTTCGCGATCCTTTTGACCCTGTGCATGCTCTTCTCCTTTGTCTCCTTTGCGGGCGCTGAAGAGAATGTCACCATCACCTTTGCCTTCTGGGACAATAACCAGGAGCCCGGCATGAAAGCTATAGCCGACGCGTATATGGCTGCTCATCCCGGCGTCACTGTTGAAGTCCAGGTTACTCCCTGGGATCAGTACTGGACCAAGCTGGAAGCGTCTGCCCAGGGCAGCGGCGAAGCAATGCCCGACGTGTTCTGGATGCACTCCAACCAGTTCTTCAAGTATGTGACCGCTGACAAGCTCCTGCCCCTGGACTTTGAGTATGACTATACTCCCTATCCGGCAGGCGTCACCGCCCTGTACAACTTCAACAATGTGCACTACGCCGTCCCGAAGGACTACGACACCATCGCCCTGGTCTACAATAAGGAAATCTTCGACAACGCCGGCATCGCCTATCCGGATGACACCTGGACCTGGGACACCCTGCTGGAAACCGCGAAGAAGCTGACCGATCCTGAAAAGGGCATCTACGGCTTCGGCGCTCCCAACGATCGTCAGTCCGGTTACCTGAACCTGATCTATCAGAACGAAGGCTTCGCTTTTGAAGACGGCAAGTCCGGTTATGACCAGGCTGCCACCCAGGAAGCCATCCAGTGGTGGGTTGACCTGCAGAAGGTCCATCAGGTATCTCCCAGCCAGGAATCCTTCGTGGATATGGGTGTGGATGATCAGATGCAGGCTGGCAAGCTGGCCATGTGCTTCACCGGCAGCTGGATGATGAGCTCCTACACCAACAACGAGCTCTTCGCTGACAAGTTCGACCTGGCCGTCCTGCCCCAGGGCAAGACCCGCGCCTCCATCTACAATGGTCTGGGCTATGCCGGCGCCGCCTCCACCAAGTATCCCGAAGTTGTGAAAGACTTCATCCAGTTCTGTGGCACCGAAGAAGCCAACAAGCTGCAGGCTGAAAAGAAGGCCGCGATTCCCGCCTTCGCCGGAACCGAGAAGTACTTCACTGATAACTTCACCACCATCAACATTGCCTGCTATCCGGAAATGATCTCCTACGGTGTGCAGTATCCCTTCTCCCCCAACAAGAGCCTCTGGGAGAGCCAGGAAGAAGAACTGATGAACGAAGTGTATGCCGGCAGCAAGACCGTGGAAGAAGCCTGCAACGAGCTGCACGAGATCATCTGCGACATCGAAGGAATCTGA